The Pseudomonas protegens genome contains the following window.
GCGGGGCGTGCTGGCTCAGCACCTGCAGCGCCAGGCGCAGCGGTTGCTTGAGGGCGCTGAGGTCGACGCCGCTGGCGGAACCCACTTGTTCGCTGACCTGCTTTTCGATGGCTTCGACGGCCGAGCGGGCGTTGCTCAAGGCGGTGCGAATGGCCTCCAGGTGTTCGGGGTCGCTGTCTTGCAGGGCGCCGGCCAGGTGATCGGAGCCCAGGCTCTCACCGGAGAAATGCTGCAGGCCGGCGGCGTTCAGCGCGGCCCGCACGGTCACCGGGCCGAAGGTCCGCGAGCGGGTCAGCTGGGCTTCGCGCAGCAGGCCGATGGTGGTGTCGGCGGCGAGGCCGGCCAGGGCGTTGATGCGCACCGTGGGGTCGTTGTCGTCATCGGCGTCCAGGCGCGGGTGCAGGTCCGCCCAGTAATCGCGGAGCAGGCCGTTGATCAGTTCGAGGCAGGTGGCCAGGCCCGGCAGGCCTTCGAGGGCCAGGGTGCTCTGCACGAGAAAATGGGTGATGCGCAGGTCTTTGCTGCGGGCCAGCAAGTCCAGGCTCTGCTGCTGGATGCTGCGCCAGTCCGGCGGTTCGGCCGGGAGGATCGAGTCGCCCATGCTGCGCTCGGGCTGACCTTGCGCGGCCCGCTCCAAGTGCAAGAAATCCGCGTCATATTCCAGATCTTCGCCACAAGGCGAAGTTGCTGAAATCGCGGCGAGCAACATCGGTACATCCACCTGGTTCGATCTCCCTATCAGCCTGCAGGACAGTCAGGCAATTAATGCACTAGTTGTTTGTGAACTCGTGCACATTTCTTGGTAAACATGGACTCATTGATATTGCTGAGCCATCATCCGTGTTCAAGAAGTTGTGCATTTTTGGTGTAGTAGTTGTGGCTTGTCAAGGTAAGCTATTCGCCCCGCGTGACACTGTTATGTCGACTTACTTAGTTCCTTGACCGGTGAGTCAGAATGAGGCGGGGCGCGGTGTGTTTGTCATCTGTGTGGTTTAAGTTGAGCGATCATGCTGTGAACGGTGCTGTTTAAAGGATTTTTTGCGGACTTTTCATTTTTTTACGGAACTTTTTTCCCGGCACCGGTTCGCACGCGGAAGTACAGCAAGGAGGCGAGATGTCGCTGTGTTTGACTATCACTAGTTATCACAAGATCACCCCTGGTCAATGCCCTGAGAAACTAATGGATCAGGGTGTGATGGCAATTGGCCGCAGTTCCGATAATGACTGGGTACTTCCTGATCCCGAGCGCTTA
Protein-coding sequences here:
- the tssA gene encoding type VI secretion system protein TssA, with amino-acid sequence MDVPMLLAAISATSPCGEDLEYDADFLHLERAAQGQPERSMGDSILPAEPPDWRSIQQQSLDLLARSKDLRITHFLVQSTLALEGLPGLATCLELINGLLRDYWADLHPRLDADDDNDPTVRINALAGLAADTTIGLLREAQLTRSRTFGPVTVRAALNAAGLQHFSGESLGSDHLAGALQDSDPEHLEAIRTALSNARSAVEAIEKQVSEQVGSASGVDLSALKQPLRLALQVLSQHAPQTSESPVDEPADAPVSEAGNAPVAPAAARISGEINSRDDVLRSLDRLLAYYSRHEPSSPLPVLLNRAKNLVNADFAAIVRNLIPDGMSQFENLRGPESD